In Pseudomonas sp. PDNC002, the DNA window CAGCAAGAGATTATTGAGCATCTCGAAGCGGCGCTGCTCGCTTTTCGAGAGGTTTCTTTGAGCCTGCCTCGATCAGAGATTATTGATTAAGTTTGATTTCCGCTGGAGAAGACATGAGCCGTATGTGGATGGTGCGTGGCGAATCTGGAAGCCTTTACGATGCCTTTCGCGAGCGTGAGGTTGCGGCAATTGGCTGGAGCCAGTTAGCACCTCATGCTAAGCCTGGTATTGGGCGCAAAGAGCTCACTGCCATGTATCAAGCACTTGAGCCGCAGCTGAAAAAGGGCTCGACGGTTGCAGGTGCTTCGCAAGTTTGGCGTTTCGTTAATGAGGTCGCGGTCGGTGATTGGGTTGTGACTTACTCGCCGGCTAACCGCTTGTATCTTGTCGGTAAGGTAGCAGGGGAGGCGGAACATCATCTGGAATGGGCAGAGCAGGGCATGGCTCTGGTGCGCAAGGTTCAGTGGCAGCAACAAGAGTTGCCGCGCGATAACTTGGGCACCAACACCAAGAACAGCTTGGGCTCGACATTGACCTTGTTCGAAGTACCTTCCGATGCCGCTGCTGAAGTGTTTGAGGCGCTGAAAGGCAAGCCAGTAGCGCCGAAGGAAGATGAGGCTGAGGAAAGCATTGCTGACCCGTTGGCAGATGTTGAAGCTCAGGCACTAGAACGCATCAAGGATCGCGTGAGCGAGCTGGATTGGGATGACATGCAGCAGCTAGTAGCAGGGATCCTTCGCGCAATGGGTTACAAGACTCAAGTCTCGCCACCTGGTTCCGATCGAGGCAAGGACATCGTTGCCTCGCCTGACGGCTTTGGTTTCGAGCACCCGCGGATTGTTGTGGAGGTCAAGCACCGCAAAGGGCAGATGGGCAGCCAAGATATCCGCAGTTTTCTGGGCGGGCGGCATAAAGATGATCGGGGCCTCTATGTGAGCACGGGGGGCTTTAGCAAAGATGCCCAGTACGAGGCTGACCGGGCCTCTATTCCTCTGGCGATGTGGACATTGGATCACGTGGTGCGCGCGCTCATTGAGCATT includes these proteins:
- a CDS encoding restriction endonuclease — translated: MSRMWMVRGESGSLYDAFREREVAAIGWSQLAPHAKPGIGRKELTAMYQALEPQLKKGSTVAGASQVWRFVNEVAVGDWVVTYSPANRLYLVGKVAGEAEHHLEWAEQGMALVRKVQWQQQELPRDNLGTNTKNSLGSTLTLFEVPSDAAAEVFEALKGKPVAPKEDEAEESIADPLADVEAQALERIKDRVSELDWDDMQQLVAGILRAMGYKTQVSPPGSDRGKDIVASPDGFGFEHPRIVVEVKHRKGQMGSQDIRSFLGGRHKDDRGLYVSTGGFSKDAQYEADRASIPLAMWTLDHVVRALIEHYDATDAETKRIVPLKRLYWPA